ACCGAGGAAAAGCGGACGTCACGCTCGTTTTCTTGTCCACTGGGCTGATCCGGGCGAAAGCAATGGGTTGCCTGCAGACCCGGTGGGgtgcgggaggagggagtggccttcGCTTCCCATCCATGGAGTGTAGGCTGGTGGAGGAATTTTTTCAGGGATGTGGGAGCCTGCGTCGGTAAGGTGGGTTGAGGGATCAGCCCTGGATAGTATCTTTGCCCCAACAGATTTAtcgtcaaaagaaaaaattgctctgggagaattcctgtccactgggaacaggcacaaatatacatttttcgacatatcagtgaactgcgttcattgaattaattcatgtccgggagcaagagaaaaattaaatcatgcttGGCAACGCCAGACTAATGAACGGTTAAAAGGCGTGAGAGGAGGGACTTTTAGCAACAACTGAAGATTTTCCGCGTGCTGTTTGGGCTGTGCGCCTGGCGGAGGAGGtctgacttcctgtttccagcgggttctgggtccttgggagacttttgctccctaactccgttgtttagaatgagaaaagctcCAGGTGACGACTATGATGAGTTGTTGCCAGCGAGTAATGTCTCATTTCTGAGAAGGGACACATTTAATtagcacatgcaaaaacaaaaagaaaagcaaaaacgcaTGTATGCAGACACACCTAAGGTATTTGTGCGCACTcctggattctgccccacccccatggttgacccacctcttgcccccaagatgcaaacctccaggaaaagagctaagggcaacggagataagcaatctatcagatgcagagtttgaaacgctgtttataaagattctccaggaactcagtgaggaccccagcagcataaaaaagacctagtcagaacccaaggatacactaattgaactaaaggaccatttacagggaaacaacagtagagtggatgaagccaagtatcaaatcaatgattggaacataaggaagaaaaaaaatcaaccaatcagaacaacaagaagaaaaaaagaatccaaaaaacctGAAGACACTGTAAGCATCCCCTGGAAcacctttaagaggtccaacatttgcctcataggggtgccagaaagacaagagaaagagcaagaaaatagaaatctctctgaaaaaaacagtgaaagaaagcttccctaagttggtgaagggaatagacatacaatccaggaagcacagagagtgccaattatgatggatgcaaagaggcccactccaagacacatcatagttacaaaaccaaaggttaaagagaaagaggaactcttaaaagcagcaagagaaaagaagttagttactggaaggttgccagctgtgaggtgagaggggcagaatgggggaagaggtgaggagattaagaacagataggcagttacagaagagccagtgggagtgtaaagtgcagtaggaaatggagaatccaaagaacttcgATGCAGGACCCacggacgtgaacaatggtggggggattgcctgagggagtgggaggcacggggtagagggaggcaaggaggacaagtcaggacaactttaataacattatcaataaaatatgagatcttttaaaaaagatctcataaaCCTCCATTGGTATTCAAATATTCCTTATGACgaaccatgttccttgatgggacATTCAGCATTTGAAATCAACCCTTTACGTCTTTGTCAAGTCCTCCCTAAACCTCCCCTCGCTTAACCCACCTCGTACTTGTCCAGACGACGTTCTAAAAGTCTCGTAAGAAAACCTACGCCGATCTGTATTTTACTGGCAAGGTGTCCCGAATTCAGTCACACTGGGAAATTCATGTGGACTCGGCCTTTTACAtagttgttctctttctgtttcccttcttccctttctcccccctcctggTCACGTCCAACTCCACACTTctgtgctcttcctctcctcctctccctccttctgctcctcctcctgccatttctccttcccgtctcctttccttcgccctttcccttccctaccctctctttggcattttcttcttccaggacacAAGAAGCACTCTACAGAACATCTGCCGATGCCTGGGCAAGACATTAGAACCAGAAGAAGTTAACTTAGTCCTCAAGAATAGCCCCTTCCTGGtcatgaaggaaaaacaagatatCCAGTTACTTTCTCCCACCCAATTGGCTTTTAGATGGGAAGAAGGGATCACTTACTCGAAAGGGCCAATGAAAACGGCCCTCCTTCAGAAGGCAGCGGAGTACGCACAGGGCATTCTTGTGCTCAGAGTAGGGCACTAACAGTCGGGACCAGGGAGTGTTTGAACTTGTCAACTTTAACTGCTCATCCCCCCAGAGAATTCAcatgattgttttaaagattgtattattcatttatttttagacagagaggaaggggagggagagaaacatcaatgtgtggttgcctctctcgtgagctccctggagacccggcctgcaacccatttgccctgactggggatcgaaccagaaattctttccttctcaggccggtgctcaatccactgagctacgccagccagggctcttcatatACTCTTATCAGGGGGTCTCTTCTCCAAGGACTGGTGTGACCTGCAGACACTTGGAGGGGGTTGATTAGACCTGGAATGGTCACCTGACTTTGCAGGCGATTCAGATTCTTTCTCCTGTGATTCTGGCGTGGGGGTGTCCGCTGTACACAGTGTCCAGGTGAACTTGCCACACCTGCCGACTTGCCAGCTGGGATTGACCAGGGAGGCgaggacaggagtggggatggTCGTGTTGGTGCTGCCGCGTTGCTGAGTTAGCACAAAGTCCCAGCCTGCACAGGGAAGTGTGTAAACAATGACTCAGctggacaaaggagagaggagagaccttGCACGCAGCTGAGAGCCGGTGTTGCTGTCAGACACTGTGGTGAGCGATTACTCACATCCATACCTCTGGGCTAAAGGTGAATGAAGAGTGTCCCCTGCACCGGATAGGAGGAGCCTGAAATTCCCAGAGCCCTGAAATTCAAGACCGTCCAGGATGACCcatggaaggaagaatgtaaatgattcaagagaccacaaatggtgggggctgcccctcagggcagaTGGGATGCGGGCCACCACCCCAGTGGGCCAGAAGGTCAGAGCAGCGGGACAAAAAGGCGAATTCCCGATCCTTAAAATCTAgagggagccccagctggtgtggctcagtggattgagtgcggcctgcaaactgaaaggtggtcggttcgattcccagtcagggcacacgcctgggttgcaggccaggtcaggccccagctgggtgcgtgtgagaggcaactgcggtATATCCAGTCCatcgacgtttctttccctctcctcccccctcccttcccctccctccaaaaatacacaaacaacacCTTTAAGAGAAATCTAGAGGGTTACGGGACTTACCATGATCActccataagatatataaatgtctcacacctgaaacaaatataatattacatgctaactacactttaatttaaaaaaattttaatttaatggacGATGACCTGCTAGATTGGATTGGCTTGGGACCCAcgatgcctttcttctttctgatttctcccttttgcagTGGGACTGTCTACCCTGTGCCTTTCATACCATCGCATTTTGGAAGCAGACAACTTGTTGGATTTCTCAGGTTCGCCTGCCCAGAATCGTTCTCTCGGCTGATGTTTCCTCCGGGGCAGCCATACTGAATTTTCCGAGATTCTGGTACCTCAAGAGCTGCTTGTGGCTTACGACAAGTCGGGCGTGTTATGGAGGACACGTGAGCATAGGAAATCGATTCTAATAAGAATTGTTCCAGTAATGATGTTGATGAGCCCGAGAGTGACAGCACATGTGTATAGGACAGCAATTATTTACTAGACATTCTGCTCAATTATTTCTATGCACataagtgtataatttatattcctaatttatatataagtatatattattctGTTGTATGTTAATTTAACTAACGTGTTAAATTAGTTACCATATTAATATAATGCCCAAGTATTCATTTATAGGacctgcaaaataataatatgatcatAAATTAAGAGTACGGCTTCTGGTGTCAAAATCTTTTGCTTCAAATCCACATCTCTATCGCTTTCTACCTGTGCAGCCTCTCACGGCCTCCGTCTCCTCACCTGTGCAACGGGGTAATAATAGAACATCCCCGATTCTGCCGTCACCCTGCCAACAAACATTGGAGTACACGCCATGCGTCCGTGCCTCGGAACAGTAAGCCTTCGGCGattcagaaagcaaagtgtatGACTTCCTAAAACACACAGTGGAGATACGCGCCACCCACCGAGAAAACCGCAATGGAGCGAAGACTTGAAAGAAGCCAACGGGCACCATAGGACTATTCCCGGACGAGCCGCATcccaggaagaaggatgggaacTGCAAACCGTCTGAGAAGGGAGCGGTGCCTAGCAGGTTGGGGGCCAAATCAGAAGACTCAGCGTGAGGGAGTGGCGTGAGCAAGTGGACTGTCATAAGAGGCGGAGTGAGAGAAATGAGAGGGACCGAGTCACCTTAAGCCACCTGGAAGCCATGGCACTTTCTCCGACTGACCCCAGAAGTCCTCGGAGAACCTGAGCAGGAAGTGACTTGTTGCTCTGGAGGAATCAGATGGCCACCATGCTGAGAATgacttagaaaggagaaagatcctAAACGGAGAGACTCATTACAAGTCTAACACCCTCCtagtccaggtgagaaatggtgctggcgtgggccatggtggtggtggaaagagaggtggtgagaaatggccaGATTCTAGATGCGTCTGAATGAGAGCTGCATTACTGTCGGTGAGTGGTGCGTGTGCAGggtaggctgggagagaggagaatggaggagatcgtttccagatggagggaagtgggaatgcaccgcacaggtgtggctgcaggcaggaagaggcccacCAGTGGCCCACTGGTCATTCTGCGACATTAACTACCGAGCAGTTGCGTTGGGGACTTGAGACCTGCCCCTATTCTGATCTgagtcttgttttacatttttcaggcactgctggggaCTGGAAAAGTCACTTCACGGTGACCCAAGCTGAAGTCTTTGAGAAAAGATTCCAGGAGAAGACGGCAGGTCTTCCTCGAGAGCTGTTCCCATGGGAATAATGTTGAAGGACTTCTacgtctcataaaaataaatatttgttctcctgCTGTGAAAGGCTGGCCAAATCTGCGGGAAACCAATTATTTCATCCCGGAGGCTTCAATGATGAAATCTCTGGACTTTGACAActtgattgttaaaaattaacaggccacctctagttcactgtgtgacatccaagctcttaaaaaacatgtaatacatttagaaggatacaaaataatataaatattaccaaagctattcccaaaattattttataaaaatgagaaataaaattacaaaagcagctaaggctccttttctctccatcgcctgtatctccccagttgttcattcCTGTGACCTTGCGGTCTGTAAGTCCCAGCCTCACGTGATTGGACCGGAACCGATATATAGTATCAGTGGAAGCCTTGGAAACTTACATAAATGGCGTACCGTATGGTGCTGTCACCAACCGGCATTTTTACCCCGTATTTTATACGTGCTTTGCACCATGTTGACTACGTAACTAGTTCAGTATTTACTATGGAGACGCGTTTCAGTGACCCATGCTCCCGTGGGTGAatctgggctccttccccaccagctttTCCCTGTTTAAAACACGGCTTTGGCCAAAACGTGGGCTGTCCCGGAAAATGTTCGAGAGACGGGTGGATAAAGGCCATGCAATGTACACACAAATGGAGGATTAAGGAGCCTCAAAGGAGGAAATTGTGCCATTTgcggcaacatggatgaaactggtggACGGTAGGCTAagtgccaggagccagagagaaggacacGTAGTGCACAGCTTCCTCTGggtgaggaatctaaaataggccagctgctggacagaggggacagtgggggctgcccagggctgcgggtACCAAGTTCCGGTTACACCAGGTGCGTAAGGTCCAGAGACCGGCTATAGAGTTGTACCCACAGGTAACGATACCGTATTGTCCATCTACGATTCGTTAAGGTGGCGGATCTCACGTTAAGTGCTTGTGCTCACAAACAGTATGTTACGGAGCGACTGGAGCAAAATTTACTTCATTCGTTAGATGGTTGATGGGCGATTGGGAAGTTTCCAATTTGGACTATAATCCCTCACGCGCCTCGGAATGTGTGTCTCCGTGTGTCCCTCGGCGGACACCCCCATTGGGCAGACgcccagggctgggactgtggatTCCAAAGGCGTGCGTGCAACAGGTGGTTCCAATTCAAATTCCCGGGTGACAGGGTTCCCAATCCTTGCCAAATTAGCATCCTCTGGCTCTTTTCGTTTTAGCTTCACAttagactcacagaaacaaatagaatcttatctgcgtgtcttttctcccacttgaatgtggagcgtctctcccatcccacccaaggTCCCCGGCTCCGGAGCAGTGGTGTGGCGATGCCCCCTAGTGGTCCAGAAGCATTACCACAGGTATGGGGACACCCGGTATCTCCCGGCCCTGTGGGTTCCCCTGAATGAACCACATCTTCATCTGACCCAGCTGTATCTCTCGCAATGTGTTCACGGcaacaacaattttgaaattccactacttcagggttattttctattaggcattttatttagcagaatttCCAGTACAGAGTCAAACAacggtttaaatttctttttacaagcaAAATTATGGGCACATAGTGTACTCATTTACTACAAAAACAACGAtggccatttttaaacattttatttatttatttttagagagaggggacgtgagggagaaagagagggaaagaaaccaatgcgtggttgcttctccaaaatcccctactggggaccaggcccacaacccaggcatgtgccctgattaggaatcgaaggagcaacactttggtttgcaggccgggagtcaatccactgagccacaccagctgggacccattttttaaaatctttcttttttggcatttaatttgtgtgtgtgcctctctctccctttttaaaaaattttttgtggggtgtgtgtgtgtgtgtgtgtgtgtgtgtgtgtgtgaattctgcaCAAGGATAACCAGATAcagcaattttgaattttctattcacaaactccactcttggtgtggtcttcatgctgacagctctgtgtctactgagtccatctgctcctcagcagagcagtgactgaggtttgcatgtaggaatgaatcccttcattctcactcccagagaccctgctgcataaaaatgttaaaacggcAGGAGACAAAGTTGAGGCCCACGGCATCTGAGACGAAGGAAATGGCTAAACGTGAAGGTCCCCCTGTGGGGTGCGCGTCCTctagggaagggcctggcagacTGGAGTTGGAGGTGCCAGGTAATACGTCTGCGTGGAAGGGGCAACAGAGAGCAGATTCCAGGTGAGGTGTCCaatgcccaccttccccctcgcCAGGATGAGAGCCAGCACCCCTGGATTTCAAACAGTGATTCTGTCTACTTCAAATAGCTCTCTATCCTCGGCGCCACTCAAAGACTCCACTTGTCACTGCTGGAAATCGGCttgcctcttcaattttctccagttgccatctttgcatccgagaaacacaagctagaagctgatcatctgcctgcctggccctgcagtccctcggatctggctgccttcttacagtctggtccagattcattccacctggagagtgggacaccccctatctccgggtcccagtccataccacgctgttccctagctatttctgctgactcggacctgctgaattcagagacccttctggccccttctgcaccctcattcctgggctcttcggatttccctttggcttcctcctcccctctctgatcgtctgaccaggcaaggacccttctacccgcaccactgccctctccaccccactcacccagaacGGCCTTAAGCTTGGACTTCACCCATGCGTTCAAGGTACAATGAACTCTCTTCCTATACGCCCTGAGTCTAAaagcttcactttctccacagcaaaacGCACAGATTCACATCTTTACCATGGATGCCATGGAGACCACCAATAGGTCTGCAAGGACTGCCGTGGGTACCATCACAGACGGACCTGTGTGGTGCGCAGGGTCCCCGGGAGGCGCCAGCAAGTTCAACGGGGAGCCCATAGCCATGTGACTGAgggagcaatttttttaaattatttaattaattttgctacagctaggcaaagagaaattcttgctttggcactaccctggaagacacagctatGGGGAACTTAAGACCTGAACTGAGGGAGAAGCCCAGGCATTGCTATTGGGGATGgtcggggcacagcctgggcttgtgAGGAGAGCTGGGGTGGAGCTTCCTAGGAGTTGGTAGAATGCCGGGCCCAGAAAAAGGGTGTGGGAGGGCAacggggggtggggaagaaggtggAACGGAACTGAGAAGATGAGCAGGGAACGTACCCTGTTTCACTTAATCCAATCACTTTCTACTGGGTCAGCCCGGACTTCTGCAAACTCTATCTCCATTCTTTAGAAAATTAATCCGGTTTCCATCCACGCCTGGTCGTTGCCTATCTGCATCCAGCTGTGGGctctaccctccctcccccacccccacccccgcctctgcctAGGGTGCAAATCCGAAACTCATCTCCTACCTCCTGCCCCCAAGAACTTCCCCAAGGACTCCCCCACCTGAGCTCCCTCTGCAGGGATAGATGGGAAATTCTTAGATTTCTTCCTGCGCCTCCTACGATGTCACGGTCTAAATGGAGTTGTGGTTCTActggtgtgggtgtgtgggtgtgtatccTTGCGCGTGCGTCCGTGCGCGCGCTCGCCCGCAACCCTACCTGGGTCTCTCCGGTAAGCGGGAGGGGCTTTCGTTGCATCCCGCCAGTCCGCCTACCCGTCCcgcacccccagcactccccgcCCGCAGTGCGCCCGAGACCGGCCGCCAAAATCTGATCTAATTGTCTCTGTGCTCCGaagaggctggcctggcctgagagggTTGGAGCGTTTGCTGTGTGGGACCAGGACCGGGTCAGGGAACCGGCTGGGGGAGACGCAGGGGCCAGCACGGCCACAAGGAGGCGGCAGAGGAAGCGGGAGGTGaggcaaaggagcagagagaaagggtcAGGGGCGCTCCCACCCTGCTGGACTGGGGGTACCCGAGGAGGAGGCAAACTCGCAGTCCCTGCAGGAAACAGTGTTTACAAGGTAACcatgcactttattaattttcaaatcataaatcCCCCCACAATGTCCAGATAAGCCATTAGCACTTGAACAATTGGAGTCACGTCCCTGCctcaaaataatagtatcaacTGATAACAAAGTCGGTCAACTGAGTCCTATAAATAGGGcgtatttgaaaataccttccaaaaagtcaggcaataatccagcgctagaactgaacccacataAATCTGTGCCTAAGCCCATGAcgattaaaatcaaaacactttgtagggaacctttgtaaaattctaatgaagaaagaaacgatACACTTAGATtgggttttaaattctttttatgattttatttacttgcttatacacacaggggagggagggagaaggagccagagggataCATCCTTGTACAAGAAAACACGggtgggctgcctcctgtacgtCCCCACGTGGCTctcgacccaggcatgggccctgacactGAATCACACGGGCCACCCATCAGTTGGCAGGAAGGctctcaatccgctgagccacaccagcaagagctGAATGTGATACTTAGACTGTAAATCTCAGCAGCGGATCTCTAACTCCCAAAGTTAGAGAAATAGAAGTGGATTCACGCTGCACCAGAGTAACCCACCACCAAGCCCCGCGAGCCCTGCTTCCCGCACCCGCCTGGGCCCACGGTGCTGGAACAGACACCCTGGTCACTTCTGGTCCCACAGGGTCTGGAGGACTTCGCTGGGACAGATGCCCCGTTAGATCCAGGGACATCCTGGGGTAGGAGTCCTTCCCTTCCACAGAGTCCATTCCTGGGTTCCCGGACGGAGGAGGCGAGGAAGAGGGTCCCTTCAATTCGTTTACAGGGAAAGCAGATTCATGAGATCAAGGTCTTGCCAGAGATCCCCGTCGTTTGAGTCCTCAGCACTGACTGGGACCTCggctggagctggaactggagcTGGAGATGCAGCTGGAGTGGATGCGGCGGGGACCGGAATCTGGGcgtcctgggcaggagccccccaggTCTGCAGGGGGCTAGAGGCACTGGTCTCTGCTGCTGCGACACCTCCCAAGGTGTTGTGGAaacctgagcccccaggaagcATAGAGCCCCCGGAGGACTCGGGATCCTCGGGAAACAAAAGGTCCCAAAGGGACTCCAAGTCCTCAGTGAACCCAGGACCTGAGGGCAGTGCCGGTTCCTCTGGGAACCCAGGACCCACAGCTGCAGGTGCTGGCCCGGggactcctgggccctgggacgAGGTGGGGGCTTTCGAGCCTGGCTGCCTGGTTCTGgttcctccctgcagcctagTCTGTTTGGCCTGGCGGTTCTTGAACCacacctggggtgagaggggacaggagcaggTGTAAGAGGACAGGACCTTGGAGGACCCACTTGTGCCCAGGGGTGAGGcggcccaggtgaggagggccatgTGGCCTCACACGTCTCCCTCCAACCCCAGACCCAGCATTTGGCTCTGGGTTTCAGTGGCCACAGGCGgggacacccaggggccaggacgcggtctgccccagagcaccccgggttcagagaggccctgaggcccaggcatggggagacTCCGGGGCATCGCTTTGGGATAATTGCATTGGCCGGTTTGCACCACACAGGGTGAGGTGGgctcggggctgggccctgggtccacacGGGTGATCCCTTGATATCGGGGTGACCCCGGGCAgcactgggctctctggcccctcgtccgccccacctgcggcccagagggagggcaggcggcCTGTGGTCTCCAAGCCGTGGGATTGGGTTGGGAGGtacctgcacttgctgttcctggaggtTCAGCCTGGCCGCCAGGGTCTCGCGCTCTTCGTAGGACGGGTAATGGTTGTTCTGGAAGAACCTCTCCAGCTCATCCCGCTGTACCACGCTGTACACCGAGCGCTGCTGTCGCCGCCGCTTTGGGGGCTTTAGGGGCAGCGAGAAgcctggaagaagaggaaaacgGGGTCAAAGGAGCCTCACAGACAGTCCCCAGGCCACCCCACCTGGGCCAGCCCTCAACTGCAGgtgaggatgggagtgggggccgAGGCCAAGGTCGGGGCCGCGCTGTGGTGCAGCCTGGCATGCAGACCAGCCGCCCAGACCCTCCACCTTCCTGACCCGGCCCCTCACCCGTCTacgcctcagtctccacatcttcaaaatgggagCAAAAACAGCGCTCGCAGCCCGCACAAGCATGCGGGGACCCAGGCTCACGCAGCCTGGTGCCAGGGGGTTCCTGCCTCAATCGCTTCACCACCCTCCACTCGCTGCAGGGAGCCTCCCGCACGTGCAGGAGGCCGCAGGATCCAGGCCCTATTCTCATCACGCTGCTCCCAAATATccttccagccccaaactcacTAGGCCCTCCCAGACAAGGGGTCCTCTTCTGCACATCCAAGAGCTGGCTGGCACAGCCTCGGCCCtccgcctcttctcccttcctgcctcagtGGACCCAGACTCACCCTCCGAAGACCTGGGTTTTTGCATCCTGGATGCTGCTGAGTCTGCCGTGTTTGatgctctgtcttccaggtctgggctttaaatacccccgagtgggacctcagggtcctcggaaaccaccttcacccttggccacgccccctcaggagacgcattcctggactaatccttttattgaggacctactgtgtgtgggGCCTATCTTGGGGACTGGAACCTGAGAGGCCAGATAGCCTGGGGCTGTAGCTCCGGAACCGGGTGGAGTAAGGTAGGGTGGGGTCAGGTGGGGTGAGGAGTGGCGGGGACCTAACCATTCCCTGGTGGGGGGTAGGCATTGCTGGAAACGTCCCCCCCGGGGTCCAGCCAGGGCCGCGGGCtcaccctctccctggccagtcctgggcgtcccacctgccccaccacccagcagcctcctcccaggtgcccagagcccacGGGCATTTCTCCACGCTGGTGTCCGGTCGTCCCCAGGCCCGGGTTCAGACACACTGGCCCTGACCGTGGCGTGAATTCGTAGGGGCTGGTTTTCCTCCCCGGTGGCGGTGCGAGGGGGCCAGGTGGAGAGTGAGCCGATGTCGGCCGTGAACGAATGAACCGGTTctggtctgtgtgtctctgttcaCCGCTTCCAGCCCCTGCGAGCGGTGCAGACCCGCGTGGAAACGTCAGGCCGGGCTCCTCTCCTGTccagggtctgctggggactCGGGTCAGGAGACAGTTCAACTCACAGCGCTCACCCCCTGGGGACTTTTACTATCATCGGTGCGAGTGGCGGCTCACTAGGGCTCAAGTACCGAGAGAGACGCGGCGGAGCGATCTGGTGGTTGGGGTCACCTCCCGCGCCCAACCGCGGCTTCCCGGCTCAGGGCGGCCTTCCTAGGTCCTCCCACGGTTCTCCCGCTTCTCGGGAGCGCGCTGTTCGCCAGACCCGAGGCGGGCCCTGATGGCAACGCGGGAAAACCGAGCAATTTCCGTGGTCTGCAACGTGTGACGAGAGGCCCCCTCTCGCTGCTGTCGAAAGGAGATTAAGTGTAACGTCGTGCTGATTCGATgggcaaagatgaggagaggggtccaccctgggcttggcggctgagggggtggggaggcgccagTAAACCTCCCTCTGTCATATTTGGAGGGTGGGTTGTTTCTGCGAGGGATCTGGTGGTATCTGTCCGCGTCCCTCCGCCAACGACTATCAGGAAGACAGCGGAGATGAATCTGCTCTGGCCAGACCCCTAGGCGACCT
The sequence above is drawn from the Desmodus rotundus isolate HL8 chromosome 12, HLdesRot8A.1, whole genome shotgun sequence genome and encodes:
- the LOC139440464 gene encoding tetrapeptide repeat homeobox protein 2-like, translating into MRIGPGSCGLLHVREAPCSEWRVVKRLRQEPPGTRLRFSLPLKPPKRRRQQRSVYSVVQRDELERFFQNNHYPSYEERETLAARLNLQEQQVQVWFKNRQAKQTRLQGGTRTRQPGSKAPTSSQGPGVPGPAPAAVGPGFPEEPALPSGPGFTEDLESLWDLLFPEDPESSGGSMLPGGSGFHNTLGGVAAAETSASSPLQTWGAPAQDAQIPVPAASTPAASPAPVPAPAEVPVSAEDSNDGDLWQDLDLMNLLSL